The stretch of DNA GGCTCAAGTCTTAAATTGTATTTACGATCAAGACATTGATTATACGATGGTGCGGACGCGCAAACGCCCAATCCCTTCTGGAAAAGTACAAACTCAACACGCTTTAATTTTTGCCATCATTTTAGGAGTACTTTCTTTTGGGTTGTTAGCTCTATTTGTCAATCTTTTGGCAGCTAGTCTAGCTATGTCAGGAATTGTTTTTTATATGCTGGTGTATACTCACTGGCTTAAACGTCATACCACCCAAAATATTGTCATTGGTGGTGCTGCTGGTGCGATTCCTCCTTTGGTAGGTTGGGCAGCCGTAACAGGTGATTTGAACTGGATACCTTGGTTACTATTCGTAATTATTTTCCTGTGGACTCCTCCTCATTTTTGGTCATTAGCTTTGATGATTAAAGATGATTATGCTCAGGTGCAAGTACCGATGCTACCAGTGATTGAAGGAGAAGAAATTACAGTTAAACAAATTTGGCTCTACACAATTTTGGTAATTCCGTTTACTTTATTATTGATTTATCCAATTGGTAGCTTGGGGATAGTTTATGGTGCGATCGCTCTTAGTTTAAATGTGATTTTTCTCCGTAAAGCTTGGCAACTGAAACAAGCACCTCAAGACAAACAATTAGCTCGTTCTTTGTTCAAGTATTCAATTCTCTACATGATGCTGTTGTGTACAGGTATGGTAATTGATAGTTTATCTTTTACTCATCATTTAGTTGCTTTGTTAATGCCCCAATAATTAAAACTTTCCTAAGCAAATTTGCCAGAATTTAGACTTCTATCCTCAAGGAGTCTCTTTTTTTTTGGCTAAAGCTGTTTCAGAAATAAATCTATAAAATAAGAGTTTGTCTGATGGATTATCCCAACAAATCCTAGGTCAAAACTTGCTACCTTATAGATACTTGTGTGTACTAAGTTGCATAGATAATTATTTATACTGGCAGCTTTGGCTCACCTGCAATCTTGATTGACTTTTATGGCAGCAAACTTAGACCAACCAAGAGAACCTCTGATCGAACTAAAGGGTGTCAGTAAGTCCTTTGGCAACAACGTTATTCTCGATCACGTCGATTTAACTATTGAGAGGGGAGAGGCTTTAGTCATTATTGGTCCTTCTGGTACAGGAAAATCAACGATTTTACGAATTATTGCTGGTTTGCTTCCATCCGATGCAGGAGAAATTTACATCAAGGGACAAAAACGAACAGGCTTAATTGAAGACGGCGAAGATCCGATTGGGATTAGTATGGTTTTTCAGCAAGCAGCCTTGTTTGATTCCCTGACTGTAGAAGAAAATGTTGGTTTTTCTTTATATCAACATTCCAATTTATCCAAAAAAAAAATTAGGAAATTAGTTGAAGAAAAGCTTGAAATGGTAGGTTTAGGTGGAACTGGCGATCGCTATCCGGCGGAACTATCGGGAGGGATGCGTAAACGAGTTAGTTTTGCTCGCGCTATTATGTCCAACCCCGAGACTCCTCAAGCAAATCCAGAGGTTATTCTCTACGATGAACCTACTGCTGGGCTAGATCCAATCGCGTCGACTGTAATCGAAGATTTAGTTCGTCGTCTTCAGTGTAGTACTGGAGTATGTGGTACGTACGTCATGGTTAGTCATCAAAACAGCACCATACGTCGTACTGCCGACCGAATTATTTTTCTTTATGGCGGTCAAATTCAATGGCAAGGAAATGTTCAAGAAATTGATACCACAGATAATCCTTTGGTGAGACAGTTTTT from Stanieria cyanosphaera PCC 7437 encodes:
- a CDS encoding heme o synthase, whose translation is MTGTSVARSNENFLEVIKSYYQLTKPRIIPLLLITTAASMWIASKGNVDSFLLIITLLGGTLAAASAQVLNCIYDQDIDYTMVRTRKRPIPSGKVQTQHALIFAIILGVLSFGLLALFVNLLAASLAMSGIVFYMLVYTHWLKRHTTQNIVIGGAAGAIPPLVGWAAVTGDLNWIPWLLFVIIFLWTPPHFWSLALMIKDDYAQVQVPMLPVIEGEEITVKQIWLYTILVIPFTLLLIYPIGSLGIVYGAIALSLNVIFLRKAWQLKQAPQDKQLARSLFKYSILYMMLLCTGMVIDSLSFTHHLVALLMPQ
- a CDS encoding ABC transporter ATP-binding protein; this translates as MAANLDQPREPLIELKGVSKSFGNNVILDHVDLTIERGEALVIIGPSGTGKSTILRIIAGLLPSDAGEIYIKGQKRTGLIEDGEDPIGISMVFQQAALFDSLTVEENVGFSLYQHSNLSKKKIRKLVEEKLEMVGLGGTGDRYPAELSGGMRKRVSFARAIMSNPETPQANPEVILYDEPTAGLDPIASTVIEDLVRRLQCSTGVCGTYVMVSHQNSTIRRTADRIIFLYGGQIQWQGNVQEIDTTDNPLVRQFFSASIKGPIRIID